The following are encoded in a window of Campylobacterota bacterium genomic DNA:
- a CDS encoding NYN domain-containing protein encodes MIVLIDGYNLLKQIFPGAKHNLDKQKRQFIQQLAFYKAKKSDAIKEIIVVFDAGPFSHAYREIKSGITVIYSGQKSCADKWIENYVAKHKQKHCLIVTLDRQLTQACEKYGTYSISVYDFYHLMQDALLDQAAPTPTSTNTTQDLTKYDSSDHDNYDLLELSTEQSKALDLLMEQASMNIPKDTEKPSKPKILTKDKHKRTKKKDKKKIITLKKLH; translated from the coding sequence ATGATTGTTTTAATTGATGGCTATAACTTACTCAAGCAAATTTTTCCTGGTGCAAAGCACAACCTGGACAAGCAAAAACGTCAGTTTATACAACAATTAGCATTTTACAAAGCAAAAAAATCTGATGCCATAAAAGAAATTATCGTTGTTTTTGATGCCGGCCCATTTTCTCACGCTTACCGAGAAATAAAGTCGGGCATAACCGTCATATACTCCGGCCAAAAAAGCTGCGCTGACAAGTGGATTGAAAACTACGTAGCAAAGCACAAACAAAAACATTGCCTCATCGTCACACTCGATCGACAGCTTACGCAAGCATGTGAAAAATATGGGACATACAGCATTAGCGTCTACGATTTTTATCACCTTATGCAAGACGCTCTTTTAGACCAAGCAGCGCCGACCCCTACCAGCACTAACACAACCCAAGACTTAACAAAGTATGATTCAAGCGATCATGATAATTATGACTTACTCGAGCTTAGCACTGAACAAAGTAAAGCACTTGATTTACTAATGGAACAAGCTAGTATGAACATTCCCAAAGACACAGAAAAGCCATCTAAGCCAAAAATACTAACCAAAGACAAGCACAAACGCACAAAGAAAAAAGATAAGAAAAAAATAATAACACTAAAAAAATTACACTGA
- a CDS encoding 50S ribosomal protein L1, with protein MSKTGKKHIEVKKKLESADITSWKSALDFIVQNKHTKFDESVDADIVLGIDPTKGEQTVRSSVLLPHGTGKQVRVVVFAKGEYEDQAKAAGADHVGTEDLIAKIEGGWMDFDVAVATPDLMGLVGKVAKTLGPRGLLPNKKVGTVTFDVETIVSDLKKGRVSFRNDKGGVLHAPFGKVSFGKDKLFDNLKALVGAVQANKPPTSKGKFLRKITISSTMGVGLPIKPDTAE; from the coding sequence ATGAGTAAAACGGGTAAAAAACACATAGAAGTTAAAAAGAAACTTGAGAGCGCTGATATCACTTCCTGGAAATCTGCTTTAGATTTTATTGTACAAAATAAACATACCAAGTTTGATGAATCTGTTGACGCAGACATTGTTCTTGGTATCGATCCTACAAAAGGTGAGCAAACTGTTCGTAGCTCAGTACTTCTACCGCATGGGACAGGGAAACAAGTTCGCGTTGTTGTTTTTGCAAAAGGTGAATACGAAGATCAGGCAAAAGCTGCTGGTGCAGATCACGTTGGCACTGAAGATTTGATTGCCAAGATCGAAGGTGGTTGGATGGATTTTGATGTAGCAGTTGCAACACCTGACTTGATGGGTTTAGTTGGTAAAGTTGCAAAAACACTTGGGCCTCGGGGCCTTCTTCCCAACAAGAAAGTTGGTACTGTTACGTTCGATGTTGAAACCATTGTCTCTGACCTGAAAAAGGGCCGTGTGTCCTTCAGAAACGACAAAGGTGGTGTATTGCATGCTCCATTTGGCAAGGTTTCATTTGGCAAAGACAAATTGTTTGACAACCTCAAAGCACTTGTGGGTGCTGTTCAGGCAAACAAACCTCCTACGTCAAAAGGCAAATTTTTAAGAAAAATAACAATCTCTTCCACCATGGGTGTTGGCTTACCTATCAAGCCTGATACTGCAGAGTAA
- the rpoB gene encoding DNA-directed RNA polymerase subunit beta: protein MSGFSKRRGILRKSFGKIKEVVSLPNLIEVQSNSFNNFAQLDYLPNERKNVGLEKVLRDIFPIEHNDKISLEYVSYELGDWACICGQVTGIQNRYKWDCSSCKKSGYDRLDDEGTCPQCSKHTAVYSYCKKCFSRVGISVPANVDECRYSGKTYSLPLKVKMQLTSWDTDAETGSKVIRNIKEQVVFFCDLPVMVNLYESASNRFELGSQGTFLINGVDRVVVSQIHRAPGVMFSLSKKSKDYRGNPSHIARIIPNRGSWLDFEFDHNDVMFVRIDKKKKLLVTTFLQALGIAKDSLLSLFYDFETIEVRKKGFFKKINDSLVGQRLEAGSLPKELEKKFTIGQRLNKSLIEKLLKEKVTHLAVRKNSLLNRIASQDIIDPETGEVLTTLGNTISEETILRLSEFDKCSFKVIQSSGYVVQPTLALTFGQDNTASYEEALKEIYTKLRPGDVPAVSAMEEYVQNLFFNPRFYDLSIVGRIRTNRKLNLDIDEAITHLTKDDIIATIKYIINLKERGEGELDDIDHLGNRCVRLVGELLQSQLYTGFARIERIVKERFRLQENYASLMPYDLLNVKPLTAVLREFFGTGQLSQFMDQTNPLAEMAHKRRLSALGPGGITRERATFEIRDVHTSHYGRICPIETPEGQNIGLISSLSTYSRVNELGFIETPYREVKDNKVKDDVVYLDAFEELGQKIAQPTAKLDKNNELTEKKLFVRKDGNIITLDAENITHMDASPKQLFSVPTALIPFLEHDDANRALMGSNMQRQAVPLIKCQAPLVGTGMEQEVGSLEGAAILAKNDGVVEYVSANKIVIRINEADVSENSWLSKPIDIYHLKKFARSSHNTWIHYNPIVKVGNVIEKGDVIANGAATQRGELALGTNVLVAFMPWQGYNFEDAIVVSKNLVAKDMFSSVHVEEFVVEARETKLGAEEITRDIPNVSEKDLSALDEDGIVKIGTRVKPGDILVGKVTLKGDVQVSPEEKLLRAIFGEKSREVRDTSLRVPPGVEATVVDVKVFSRSGIRKDKRYKEIALRETQIIEENFAHHTNVLYRSIREKIITLLSGTAAKNKKTAKDAVDAKGNFSKAKLESLTVEKLLEFETDKKSVNDKIKQYKEVLTNQIHVLTALKEKRISQLRKGDELPSGVIKMIKVYVATERRLSVGDKMAGRHGNKGVVSRIVNIEDMPYLEDGTPVDIVLNPLGVPGRMNVGQLLETILGMGSKKISNQLIEDLQKNNVEKIKKDLYKYLDKKVVDDLAKTYGDEEILELARTVVDQGFFFKTPVFDGADYESEIRPLLEEIDLPGNASFKLYDGRTGEAFDQPVTVGYIYMMKLNHLADDKLHARSVGPYSLITQQPLGGKAQFGGQRLGEMEVWALYAYGAAYTLQEMLTIKSDDVNGRIKAYETIVRGDEVPDPGIPESFNVLVKELQSLGLQIDLFKASKEQVGE, encoded by the coding sequence ATGTCTGGATTTTCAAAAAGAAGAGGCATTTTAAGAAAATCATTTGGTAAAATTAAAGAAGTTGTATCATTGCCGAACCTTATAGAGGTTCAATCAAACTCTTTTAATAATTTTGCACAACTTGATTATCTTCCAAATGAACGAAAAAATGTTGGACTTGAAAAAGTTCTTCGTGACATATTTCCAATAGAGCATAACGATAAAATTTCCCTAGAATATGTCAGTTATGAACTTGGTGACTGGGCATGCATCTGCGGGCAAGTAACAGGTATTCAGAACCGCTATAAGTGGGATTGTAGCTCATGCAAAAAAAGTGGTTATGATAGGTTAGATGATGAAGGAACCTGCCCTCAGTGTTCCAAGCATACTGCTGTGTATTCGTACTGCAAAAAGTGTTTTTCTCGCGTTGGTATTAGTGTACCTGCAAACGTTGATGAATGTCGCTACAGTGGTAAAACTTATTCGCTTCCACTCAAAGTAAAAATGCAGCTAACCAGCTGGGATACGGATGCTGAAACCGGCTCCAAAGTTATTCGTAACATCAAAGAGCAGGTTGTCTTTTTTTGCGATCTTCCAGTCATGGTCAACCTCTATGAAAGCGCCTCAAATCGTTTCGAACTAGGCAGTCAAGGAACATTTCTTATCAATGGTGTAGACCGTGTTGTTGTCAGTCAAATACACCGTGCTCCTGGTGTTATGTTTTCGCTCAGCAAAAAATCAAAAGATTATCGAGGAAACCCCTCTCATATAGCACGTATTATTCCCAATCGCGGGTCTTGGCTTGACTTTGAGTTTGACCATAATGACGTCATGTTCGTTCGTATTGACAAAAAAAAGAAACTTTTGGTCACAACCTTTTTGCAAGCCCTTGGCATAGCAAAGGACTCTCTACTCTCACTATTTTATGATTTTGAAACAATAGAAGTTCGCAAAAAAGGATTTTTCAAGAAAATTAATGACAGCCTTGTTGGGCAACGTCTTGAAGCAGGATCTTTGCCAAAAGAACTAGAAAAAAAATTCACCATCGGCCAGCGCTTAAACAAATCGCTCATCGAAAAGTTACTAAAAGAAAAAGTTACGCATTTGGCAGTGAGAAAAAATAGTCTGCTCAATCGTATTGCTTCTCAAGACATTATCGACCCTGAAACAGGCGAAGTTCTGACAACGCTTGGTAATACTATCTCCGAAGAAACCATTTTGCGGCTTTCAGAGTTTGACAAGTGCTCATTTAAGGTCATTCAGTCGTCTGGTTACGTTGTTCAGCCAACCTTGGCTCTCACGTTTGGACAAGATAACACAGCCTCCTATGAAGAAGCTCTTAAAGAAATCTACACCAAATTAAGACCCGGTGATGTTCCTGCCGTCAGTGCAATGGAAGAATATGTGCAAAACTTATTCTTTAATCCTCGTTTTTATGACCTGAGCATTGTTGGCAGAATTAGAACAAACCGCAAGCTAAATTTAGATATAGATGAAGCAATCACGCATCTTACAAAAGATGATATTATTGCAACCATAAAATATATCATCAATCTCAAAGAGCGCGGTGAAGGTGAACTGGATGATATTGATCATCTTGGTAACCGTTGTGTCCGTCTTGTTGGCGAACTATTGCAAAGTCAGCTTTACACCGGCTTTGCACGTATTGAGCGTATTGTTAAAGAGCGATTCAGACTACAAGAAAATTATGCATCACTGATGCCATATGATTTACTTAATGTAAAACCGCTTACAGCTGTTTTACGAGAGTTTTTCGGAACTGGTCAGCTCTCACAATTCATGGACCAGACTAATCCACTAGCTGAAATGGCACATAAACGTCGACTTTCAGCACTGGGGCCTGGCGGTATTACTCGTGAGCGCGCAACCTTTGAAATTCGCGATGTACACACATCTCACTACGGTAGAATATGTCCGATTGAAACACCAGAAGGTCAAAATATTGGTCTGATTTCTTCTCTCTCAACATATTCACGTGTTAATGAACTTGGCTTTATTGAAACTCCTTACCGAGAAGTAAAAGACAACAAAGTTAAAGATGACGTTGTCTATCTTGATGCATTTGAAGAGCTTGGCCAAAAAATTGCCCAGCCTACAGCTAAACTTGATAAGAACAATGAACTTACCGAAAAGAAGTTGTTCGTTAGAAAAGATGGCAATATTATCACGCTTGATGCTGAGAATATCACTCACATGGATGCTTCTCCAAAGCAGCTTTTCTCTGTTCCTACAGCACTGATTCCATTCCTTGAGCATGATGACGCTAACCGTGCGCTGATGGGTTCTAACATGCAACGACAAGCTGTTCCTTTGATTAAATGTCAGGCTCCGCTTGTTGGAACAGGCATGGAGCAGGAAGTTGGCTCACTCGAAGGGGCTGCCATACTTGCTAAGAATGACGGGGTTGTAGAGTACGTCTCGGCAAATAAAATTGTTATACGCATCAACGAAGCTGACGTCAGCGAAAACTCTTGGCTTTCAAAGCCTATCGATATTTATCACCTTAAGAAATTTGCACGTTCTAGTCATAACACATGGATTCACTACAATCCAATCGTTAAGGTCGGTAACGTCATAGAGAAAGGTGACGTCATTGCTAATGGTGCAGCAACACAACGTGGCGAACTAGCACTCGGCACAAATGTGTTGGTTGCCTTTATGCCATGGCAGGGTTACAACTTTGAGGACGCTATTGTTGTTAGCAAAAACCTTGTAGCTAAAGACATGTTTAGCTCGGTTCACGTTGAAGAGTTTGTTGTTGAAGCACGTGAGACTAAGCTTGGTGCAGAAGAAATTACACGTGATATTCCAAACGTTTCTGAAAAAGATCTGTCAGCACTTGATGAAGACGGCATTGTAAAGATTGGTACACGTGTTAAGCCCGGCGACATATTAGTTGGTAAGGTTACCCTCAAGGGTGACGTTCAGGTATCTCCTGAAGAAAAACTTCTACGCGCTATCTTTGGTGAAAAATCACGGGAAGTACGAGACACTTCACTGCGTGTACCACCAGGAGTGGAAGCAACTGTTGTTGATGTAAAAGTGTTTTCACGAAGCGGAATTCGAAAAGATAAACGCTACAAAGAAATTGCTCTACGAGAAACACAGATTATTGAAGAAAACTTTGCGCATCATACCAACGTTCTTTATCGCAGCATTAGAGAAAAAATCATTACCTTGCTATCTGGCACGGCCGCTAAAAACAAAAAAACAGCAAAAGATGCTGTTGATGCCAAGGGTAACTTCTCTAAAGCAAAGCTTGAATCACTCACTGTTGAAAAATTGCTAGAATTTGAAACCGACAAAAAGAGTGTCAATGATAAGATTAAGCAATACAAAGAAGTCTTAACTAATCAAATTCACGTTTTGACGGCATTAAAAGAAAAACGCATCAGTCAGTTACGTAAAGGTGACGAGCTTCCGTCTGGTGTTATTAAAATGATTAAAGTATACGTTGCAACAGAACGTCGTTTGTCGGTTGGTGATAAGATGGCTGGACGTCACGGTAACAAAGGTGTGGTTTCACGCATTGTTAACATTGAGGATATGCCGTATCTAGAAGATGGAACTCCTGTTGACATCGTCCTTAACCCGCTTGGTGTACCTGGCCGTATGAACGTTGGGCAGCTACTTGAAACCATTCTTGGTATGGGTAGCAAAAAAATCAGCAATCAACTCATTGAAGACTTGCAAAAAAACAACGTAGAAAAGATTAAAAAAGATCTCTACAAGTATCTTGATAAAAAAGTAGTTGATGACCTAGCCAAAACATATGGTGATGAAGAAATTTTGGAACTTGCAAGAACGGTTGTTGATCAAGGTTTCTTTTTCAAAACACCGGTTTTTGATGGTGCGGACTATGAGAGTGAAATTAGACCGCTACTTGAAGAGATAGATCTTCCTGGCAATGCATCATTCAAGTTGTATGACGGCCGAACAGGTGAGGCGTTCGACCAGCCAGTTACCGTTGGCTACATCTATATGATGAAACTTAATCACTTGGCTGACGACAAACTTCACGCTCGATCAGTCGGTCCTTACTCGCTTATTACGCAACAACCTCTTGGGGGTAAAGCGCAATTCGGTGGACAAAGACTTGGTGAGATGGAAGTATGGGCACTCTACGCATATGGTGCTGCATATACGCTGCAAGAAATGCTTACTATCAAGTCTGATGACGTTAATGGTCGTATTAAAGCGTACGAGACAATCGTACGTGGAGATGAAGTTCCTGATCCAGGAATACCTGAATCATTTAACGTCTTGGTCAAAGAGCTTCAAAGTTTAGGGTTACAAATAGATCTATTTAAAGCAAGTAAGGAGCAAGTCGGTGAGTAA
- the rplL gene encoding 50S ribosomal protein L7/L12 — protein MSSTKVTGLIEEISKLTVVELAELVKSLEDTFGVSAAAPVAVAAPVAAGAAEGAAAEEKTEFKVTLKDVGSEKIKVIKALRSITSLSLGDAKAAVEGVPYVVAETAPKEEAQKMKAALEEVGAKVDLS, from the coding sequence ATGTCATCTACTAAAGTTACAGGTCTTATTGAAGAAATTAGTAAGCTCACTGTTGTTGAACTTGCAGAATTAGTAAAATCACTTGAAGATACTTTTGGTGTTTCAGCAGCTGCTCCAGTAGCAGTAGCAGCTCCAGTAGCGGCAGGCGCAGCTGAAGGTGCGGCAGCTGAAGAAAAAACAGAATTTAAAGTGACACTTAAAGATGTCGGCTCTGAAAAAATTAAAGTAATTAAAGCTTTAAGATCTATCACAAGTCTCTCTCTTGGCGATGCTAAAGCAGCAGTGGAAGGTGTTCCTTACGTTGTTGCAGAAACAGCTCCTAAAGAAGAAGCACAAAAAATGAAAGCTGCGCTAGAAGAAGTTGGTGCAAAAGTTGATCTATCATAA
- the rpmG gene encoding 50S ribosomal protein L33 codes for MAKNRLIIHLECEGCGLRNYSKRVTKKRSYGKLTLSKYCGKCRSHSQHKETK; via the coding sequence ATGGCAAAGAATAGGCTCATTATCCACTTAGAATGCGAAGGTTGCGGACTTCGTAATTACAGCAAGCGAGTCACAAAAAAGCGTTCTTATGGAAAGTTAACACTCAGCAAGTATTGCGGAAAGTGCCGTAGTCACTCTCAACATAAAGAGACAAAATAG
- a CDS encoding 50S ribosomal protein L10: MNREQKKAIVSEVHDKFVQSQASFLVNYKGLDVASMQNLRTQLREDNAQLKVTKATLMKIAAQDIEGIQDFANSFNEQVGLVFANDDSIAIAKKLVKFSKDNDALQVIAGFFESRSLSKDEVEFLASLPSKEILLAQLLGTMQAPISGLARSLNAIIAQLAYALNQIAEKKS, from the coding sequence ATGAATCGCGAACAAAAAAAGGCTATTGTCTCTGAGGTACACGATAAATTTGTACAATCTCAAGCGAGTTTTTTGGTTAACTACAAAGGGCTTGATGTTGCTTCTATGCAAAATTTACGAACTCAGCTGCGTGAAGACAATGCTCAGTTGAAAGTAACCAAAGCAACACTTATGAAAATTGCAGCTCAGGATATTGAGGGCATACAAGATTTTGCTAATTCGTTTAATGAGCAAGTTGGTTTAGTTTTTGCAAACGATGATAGCATTGCTATCGCTAAAAAGCTTGTCAAGTTTTCAAAAGATAACGATGCACTGCAAGTAATTGCAGGTTTTTTTGAATCTCGCTCGCTAAGCAAAGATGAAGTTGAGTTTCTTGCGTCCCTGCCAAGCAAAGAGATTTTGCTTGCACAACTTCTTGGAACAATGCAAGCACCTATTTCAGGACTTGCTCGTAGCTTGAATGCAATAATCGCACAGCTGGCATATGCACTAAATCAAATTGCTGAAAAGAAATCTTAA
- the tsaE gene encoding tRNA (adenosine(37)-N6)-threonylcarbamoyltransferase complex ATPase subunit type 1 TsaE, with translation MEISFTHASLSSTVTTHILPLLDKYSIFTFTGPLGAGKTTLIREVLRQCGITQHITSPTFGYLNVYQNSNGQTFHHFDLYRIDSLESFIGQGFNEYLLPVGHNTYTLIEWPQLIKPLLERSSLMPYTRHIELKHCPDNHDTRLLRING, from the coding sequence ATGGAAATATCTTTCACACACGCCTCACTTTCTTCAACTGTCACAACACACATCCTTCCCCTCTTGGACAAATACAGCATCTTTACCTTTACCGGCCCTCTTGGGGCCGGTAAAACAACACTGATTCGCGAGGTCCTAAGACAATGTGGCATAACACAGCATATTACAAGCCCCACATTTGGATATCTCAACGTTTACCAAAATAGCAATGGTCAGACATTTCATCATTTTGACCTCTATCGAATCGACTCACTAGAATCATTTATAGGACAAGGATTTAATGAATACCTTCTCCCCGTCGGACACAATACCTACACTCTTATAGAATGGCCCCAGTTAATCAAACCACTCCTTGAAAGATCATCATTAATGCCTTATACTAGGCATATTGAGCTAAAACACTGCCCAGACAACCATGATACGAGACTGCTCAGAATAAACGGTTAG
- the rplK gene encoding 50S ribosomal protein L11, whose product MSKKVKALVKMLLPAGGATPAPPVGSSLGQHGVSLMEFCKQFNAATAKRKGENVPVKITIYTDKSFEFITKTPPATDLIKKYANIKKGSSNPSTVSAGTIKIKDVEEIAKIKMADLNAFDLEAAKKIIAGSARSMGLTVVE is encoded by the coding sequence ATGTCAAAAAAAGTAAAAGCACTTGTAAAAATGCTATTGCCTGCTGGGGGAGCAACACCAGCACCACCAGTTGGTTCGTCTTTGGGTCAACATGGTGTCTCACTTATGGAATTTTGCAAACAGTTTAACGCTGCAACTGCAAAAAGAAAAGGTGAAAATGTTCCTGTAAAAATTACCATTTACACCGACAAATCGTTTGAGTTTATTACAAAAACACCTCCTGCGACTGATTTGATTAAAAAATATGCCAACATCAAAAAAGGCTCATCAAATCCTAGCACTGTTAGCGCTGGAACGATTAAAATTAAAGATGTCGAAGAAATTGCAAAAATTAAAATGGCAGATTTGAACGCCTTTGATCTTGAAGCTGCAAAAAAAATCATTGCAGGTAGCGCAAGAAGCATGGGCTTGACAGTTGTAGAATAA
- the nusG gene encoding transcription termination/antitermination factor NusG: MKRWFVVQVYTGFEDIVKTDLEKRFEEEGFQDLFGKILIPTTEVSQFFAEEKTKKEKIFPGYLLIQMEMNGDTFRLVATNPRVTRFLGGESPMPLSDKEVERIFSQMSGKLSVLSDKDMFNVGTEVHIASGPFSGFVGIIEKVDEEKEKLTVMVSIFGRLTPVELTFDQVKK, translated from the coding sequence ATGAAGCGTTGGTTTGTCGTTCAAGTTTATACGGGGTTTGAGGATATTGTAAAAACAGACCTTGAAAAGCGTTTTGAGGAAGAAGGCTTTCAAGATTTATTTGGAAAAATACTCATACCTACTACAGAAGTTTCTCAATTTTTTGCTGAAGAAAAGACAAAAAAAGAGAAAATATTTCCAGGGTACTTGCTCATTCAGATGGAAATGAACGGTGATACCTTTAGGCTTGTTGCAACTAACCCTCGCGTAACAAGATTTTTGGGTGGGGAAAGCCCTATGCCCTTGTCAGACAAAGAGGTCGAACGAATTTTCTCTCAAATGTCTGGCAAGTTGTCTGTTTTAAGTGACAAAGACATGTTTAACGTGGGTACCGAAGTTCACATAGCAAGTGGCCCATTTTCTGGCTTTGTCGGAATAATTGAGAAAGTTGATGAAGAAAAAGAAAAGCTTACCGTTATGGTAAGTATTTTTGGAAGGCTAACGCCAGTAGAACTTACCTTTGATCAAGTAAAAAAGTAA
- the secE gene encoding preprotein translocase subunit SecE, whose product MNKVVTFCKKSVSFLTEVKEELKRVSWPDKNELIGSTIIVCVVVAIFSSILGGMDTAFGYIIRQLISY is encoded by the coding sequence ATGAATAAAGTTGTTACTTTTTGTAAAAAATCGGTTTCTTTCTTGACCGAGGTTAAGGAAGAGTTAAAGCGAGTTTCGTGGCCTGACAAAAATGAGCTTATTGGATCGACCATTATTGTTTGCGTTGTCGTTGCTATATTTTCTTCAATTCTTGGTGGCATGGACACAGCTTTTGGTTACATAATTAGGCAGCTTATTAGCTACTAG
- a CDS encoding F0F1 ATP synthase subunit gamma, translated as MSVLVQIKQKIKATQVTKKITHAIRLVSMSLYTRLDRQTQAFETYNKEMQDMFAQLIPCCQSWDSDILFPKDTKNTTPLIVVVASSKGLCGSFNSNLFRYAQAKFNFTKEQRPYFIIIGQKAFNFVHEQKRAQILSSYKELNSNNFIAVADDVLDKIISARVPFSSVTFFCNGIKNFFAQFPQEVSLIPFQSHLREMDQSILEAQSSLFAGREELIWEQKHHDILDYTASRFLRSSIVHILFQSLRAEYAARFLAMESSTKNADKYLETLTLQYNKIRQSLITKEVAELSAGFLER; from the coding sequence GTGTCAGTTCTCGTACAAATTAAACAAAAAATTAAAGCGACTCAAGTAACCAAAAAAATCACGCATGCTATCCGTCTGGTTTCCATGTCATTGTATACGCGTCTTGATAGGCAGACGCAGGCTTTTGAGACATACAACAAAGAAATGCAAGACATGTTCGCCCAGCTAATCCCATGTTGTCAATCTTGGGATAGCGATATCCTTTTCCCTAAAGACACAAAAAATACTACGCCGCTGATTGTTGTTGTAGCAAGTTCAAAGGGTCTGTGTGGAAGCTTTAATTCAAATTTGTTTCGTTATGCACAAGCAAAATTTAATTTCACCAAGGAGCAAAGGCCATACTTTATTATTATAGGCCAGAAGGCCTTTAACTTTGTTCACGAACAGAAGCGAGCGCAAATTTTATCGAGCTATAAAGAGCTGAACTCAAATAATTTCATTGCGGTTGCTGATGACGTATTGGACAAAATTATTAGTGCTCGTGTGCCTTTTTCATCAGTGACATTTTTTTGCAATGGCATCAAAAATTTTTTTGCTCAGTTTCCTCAGGAGGTTTCGCTTATTCCATTTCAAAGTCATTTGAGAGAAATGGATCAAAGTATACTTGAGGCGCAAAGTTCGTTGTTTGCAGGTCGAGAGGAGTTGATTTGGGAGCAAAAACATCATGACATACTTGATTATACGGCCTCACGTTTTTTGCGAAGTTCAATTGTGCATATCCTTTTTCAGAGCCTGCGTGCAGAGTATGCAGCACGATTTCTGGCAATGGAAAGCTCGACCAAAAATGCTGATAAATATCTTGAGACACTAACTTTGCAATACAACAAAATTCGTCAATCACTCATTACTAAGGAGGTTGCTGAGCTTTCTGCTGGTTTTCTTGAGCGTTAA